Proteins encoded in a region of the Planococcus citri chromosome 1, ihPlaCitr1.1, whole genome shotgun sequence genome:
- the LOC135832053 gene encoding glutamyl-tRNA(Gln) amidotransferase subunit A, mitochondrial-like isoform X1, which translates to MAFVSKTVLNSSTDHCRQCLERVKQTPAVNAFVTLLKDKALDAAAESDERISNGKRLSNLDGLTIGVKDNFCVKNVKTTCSSKMLQNFIAPYDATVVKRLKQAGGVILGKTNLDEFAMGSGTTDSIHGPTKNVWGSPLQYDVNRTQSIEDFNEWRIAGGSSGGSAVAVATGSVFAALGSDTGGSTRNPASYCGVIGYKPTYGVVSRNGLIPLVNSMDVPGILARTVNDTADVFNIISGPDCFDSTTVEENTKPVNLNEEFDINNVKIGIPREYHNSAITPEILETWKYIANIFQNAGATVQEMSMPHTEHSIVTYSILNACEVASNMSRYSGLLFGHRSQAQVSTDQVIAESRCEGFGPVVRSRILAGNYFLLQRNYEKYFVKAMKVRRLIADDFENAWNSGFNFLLTPTTLSTAPLLSDFTKLDNRSQCALQDYCTQAVNMAGCPAISIPIYLSKEGLPISLQVIGRNFEDAALLQLAGWLEKAVSFPHLVS; encoded by the exons ATGGCATTTGTTTCTAAAACTGTATTAAACAGTTCTACTGATCATTGCCGGCAATGTTTGGAACGAGTAAAACAAACTCCTGCTGTAAATGCTTTTGTTACTTTGTTAAAAGACAAAGCTTTAGATGCCGCAGCAGAAAGTGACGAACGTATATCGAATG gtaaacGTTTGAGTAATCTGGATGGACTTACCATCGGCGTTAAGGATAATTTTTGTGTGAAGAATGTGAAGACTACCTGTTCCTCTAAAATGTTGCAAAACTTTATCGCTCCTTACGATGCTACAGTTGTAAAGAGATTGAAACAAGCTGGCGGTGTTATATTGGGTAAAACGAATCTAGATGAATTCGCTATGGG CTCTGGTACCACCGATTCAATTCATGGACCGACAAAGAACGTTTGGGGATCACCTTTACAATATGATGTCAACCGTACTCAGAGTATCGAAGATTTTAATGAATGGCGAATAGCTGGAGGTAGCTCTGGTGGAAGTGCAGTTGCCGTTGCTACTGGAAGTGTTTTTGC TGCTCTTGGATCCGATACTGGTGGTTCTACACGAAATCCAGCTTCGTATTGTGGTGTTATCGGGTATAAACCAACTTACGGTGTTGTATCGAGAAATGGACTCATACCTCTAGTCAACTCTATGGATGTTCCCGGCATTTTGGCTCGTACAGTGAACGACACAGCTGATGTTTTCA atATTATTAGCGGACCAGATTGTTTCGATTCGACTACAGTCGAAGAAAATACTAAACCAGTTAATTTGAATGAGGAATTCGATATTAATAATGTCAAAATTGGTATTCCAAGAGAATACCATAATTCTGCCATAACCCCCGAGATTCTAGAAACGTGGAAATACATCGCCAATATTTTCCAGAATGCTGGAGCTACTGTGCAAGAG ATGTCAATGCCACACACAGAACATTCAATTGTAACTTATTCGATACTTAACGCGTGTGAAGTTGCTAGCAACATGTCTAGATATTCCGGTCTATTATTCGGACACAGATCTCAAGCACAAGTATCCACTGATCAAGTTATAGCAGAGTCTAGATGTGAAGGTTTTGGTCCCGTAGTACGCTCGAGAATCTTAgctggaaattattttcttttacaACG GAATTACGAAAAGTATTTTGTTAAGGCCATGAAAGTAAGGAGACTAATAGCAGACGACTTCGAGAATGCTTGGAATTctggtttcaattttctcttaACTCCTACTACTCTTTCTACGGCTCCTTTATTAAGTGATTTCACTAAATTGGATAATCGAAGTCAGTGCGCGTTACAAGATTATTGCACTCAAGCGGTAAATATGGCTG gttGTCCTGCAATAtcgatacctatttatttatcgAAAGAAGGATTACCAATAAGTCTTCAAGTTATAGGAAGAAATTTCGAAGATGCAGCGTTGTTACAACTAGCAGGTTGGCTTGAAAAAGCTGTGTCTTTTCCTCATTTAGTATCGTGA
- the LOC135832053 gene encoding glutamyl-tRNA(Gln) amidotransferase subunit A, mitochondrial-like isoform X2, translating into MAFVSKTVLNSSTDHCRQCLERVKQTPAVNAFVTLLKDKALDAAAESDERKRLSNLDGLTIGVKDNFCVKNVKTTCSSKMLQNFIAPYDATVVKRLKQAGGVILGKTNLDEFAMGSGTTDSIHGPTKNVWGSPLQYDVNRTQSIEDFNEWRIAGGSSGGSAVAVATGSVFAALGSDTGGSTRNPASYCGVIGYKPTYGVVSRNGLIPLVNSMDVPGILARTVNDTADVFNIISGPDCFDSTTVEENTKPVNLNEEFDINNVKIGIPREYHNSAITPEILETWKYIANIFQNAGATVQEMSMPHTEHSIVTYSILNACEVASNMSRYSGLLFGHRSQAQVSTDQVIAESRCEGFGPVVRSRILAGNYFLLQRNYEKYFVKAMKVRRLIADDFENAWNSGFNFLLTPTTLSTAPLLSDFTKLDNRSQCALQDYCTQAVNMAGCPAISIPIYLSKEGLPISLQVIGRNFEDAALLQLAGWLEKAVSFPHLVS; encoded by the exons ATGGCATTTGTTTCTAAAACTGTATTAAACAGTTCTACTGATCATTGCCGGCAATGTTTGGAACGAGTAAAACAAACTCCTGCTGTAAATGCTTTTGTTACTTTGTTAAAAGACAAAGCTTTAGATGCCGCAGCAGAAAGTGACGAAC gtaaacGTTTGAGTAATCTGGATGGACTTACCATCGGCGTTAAGGATAATTTTTGTGTGAAGAATGTGAAGACTACCTGTTCCTCTAAAATGTTGCAAAACTTTATCGCTCCTTACGATGCTACAGTTGTAAAGAGATTGAAACAAGCTGGCGGTGTTATATTGGGTAAAACGAATCTAGATGAATTCGCTATGGG CTCTGGTACCACCGATTCAATTCATGGACCGACAAAGAACGTTTGGGGATCACCTTTACAATATGATGTCAACCGTACTCAGAGTATCGAAGATTTTAATGAATGGCGAATAGCTGGAGGTAGCTCTGGTGGAAGTGCAGTTGCCGTTGCTACTGGAAGTGTTTTTGC TGCTCTTGGATCCGATACTGGTGGTTCTACACGAAATCCAGCTTCGTATTGTGGTGTTATCGGGTATAAACCAACTTACGGTGTTGTATCGAGAAATGGACTCATACCTCTAGTCAACTCTATGGATGTTCCCGGCATTTTGGCTCGTACAGTGAACGACACAGCTGATGTTTTCA atATTATTAGCGGACCAGATTGTTTCGATTCGACTACAGTCGAAGAAAATACTAAACCAGTTAATTTGAATGAGGAATTCGATATTAATAATGTCAAAATTGGTATTCCAAGAGAATACCATAATTCTGCCATAACCCCCGAGATTCTAGAAACGTGGAAATACATCGCCAATATTTTCCAGAATGCTGGAGCTACTGTGCAAGAG ATGTCAATGCCACACACAGAACATTCAATTGTAACTTATTCGATACTTAACGCGTGTGAAGTTGCTAGCAACATGTCTAGATATTCCGGTCTATTATTCGGACACAGATCTCAAGCACAAGTATCCACTGATCAAGTTATAGCAGAGTCTAGATGTGAAGGTTTTGGTCCCGTAGTACGCTCGAGAATCTTAgctggaaattattttcttttacaACG GAATTACGAAAAGTATTTTGTTAAGGCCATGAAAGTAAGGAGACTAATAGCAGACGACTTCGAGAATGCTTGGAATTctggtttcaattttctcttaACTCCTACTACTCTTTCTACGGCTCCTTTATTAAGTGATTTCACTAAATTGGATAATCGAAGTCAGTGCGCGTTACAAGATTATTGCACTCAAGCGGTAAATATGGCTG gttGTCCTGCAATAtcgatacctatttatttatcgAAAGAAGGATTACCAATAAGTCTTCAAGTTATAGGAAGAAATTTCGAAGATGCAGCGTTGTTACAACTAGCAGGTTGGCTTGAAAAAGCTGTGTCTTTTCCTCATTTAGTATCGTGA
- the LOC135832066 gene encoding gustatory receptor for sugar taste 43a-like, producing MYSFSKAIFVLCKCMGVAPVKLVNGEYVFSYVNFFYNVIFLTSLVCVGLHALLSDYKSTFRGKSVRMKTRTAIVVTFLEIFLNMIVIASGILGAAFNYQKIHEIASVLKRVDEELRTKWNFRKFNFILCGILIHHVLLIYVDTYFWFSLTPDSWSYAVCYAYFFVEIAIEAQFALIAWGIKCRFQKINDTLAENLAYKYFTKYKRPFHLKQHLSFEIFQELHWSLCEAIQIVNNGFGWQLLTSVLCICVHIIVTPYFLLLDLFYPAAYGSADIGFLILQVVWIITHHIHLLLIVIPASETTMQAKKASIILSENLNCCIPTADILKLESFILQLKKHSIKFSACGLFYLQRPVITSLIGSVVTYLVILIQFQNSDKVYH from the exons ATGTACTCGTTTTCTAAAGCAATTTTTGTGCTGTGTAAGTGCATGGGCGTAGCTCCGGTGAAATTGGTCAATGGGGAATATGTATTCAgttacgttaattttttttacaacgtaATCTTTCTAACTTCGCTCGTATGCGTTGGTTTGCACGCTTTACTATCCGATTATAAAAGTACGTTTCGTGGAAAATCAGTCAGGATGAAAACTAGAACAGCTATTGTCGTAACGTTCTTAGAAATATTTCTAAATATGATCGTTATCGCAAGTGGAATTCTAGGAGCCGctttcaattaccaaaaaattcacgaaatcgCTTCGGTACTGAAACGCGTCGATGAAGAGCTACGGACGAAAtggaatttcagaaaattcaattttatattatGCGGCATATTAATTCATCATGTTTTATTGATATACGTCGATACGTATTTCTGGTTCAGCCTGACGCCGGATTCATGGTCGTATGCGGTTTGCTACGcgtattttttcgttgaaatcgcCATCGAAGCGCAATTTGCTTTAATAGCGTGGGGTATAAAatgcagatttcaaaaaattaacgacaCTTTGGCTGAAAATCTAGCGTATAAATATTTTACCAAGTATAAAAGACCATTTCACTTGAAGCAACATTTATCCttcgaaatatttcaagaacTGCACTGGTCTTTATGCGAAGCGATACAAATTGTTAATAATGGATTCGGCTGGCAACTATTAACTTCAGTCTTATGCATATGTGTCCACATCATCGTGACtccttattttttattattggaTTTATTCTATCCGGCTGCTTACGGATCCGCAGATATTGGTTTCCTGATATTGCAAGTAGTATGGATTATTACGCATCATATACATTTATTGCTAATCGTTATACCAGCTTCGGAGACTACAATGCAA GCGAAGAAAGCTTCCATTATattgagcgaaaatttgaattgcTGTATACCCACAGCTGATATTTTgaag TTGGAAtctttcattttacaattgaaaaaacattcgaTTAAATTTTCCGCGTGCGGTTTATTCTACTTGCAACGGCCTGTCATCACATCG cttatcGGTTCAGTAGTCACATACTTGGTGATTCTTATACAGTTTCAGAATTCAGATAAAGTATATCATTAA